The following are encoded in a window of Torulaspora globosa chromosome 4, complete sequence genomic DNA:
- the RAD55 gene encoding putative DNA-dependent ATPase RAD55 (ancestral locus Anc_8.200), whose protein sequence is MSVGISLSQLLVDNPEPLPSGIEALDECLGDGFQARSIYEIYGPPGVGKTRLGLQLVERAQGNALWIETFKPMPSGLLSPATKDKCLHTRCTKFTQLLYLFRWLLLRAQDEPEKQADRQLVVIDGFSQLVCDHMYHLQARSSDRNMHDIKCRHLIAIFTAITKFTHSTKSTVLLLDHCMNTSFQNGSAGTFEQDLDVVDDGFNFFVTSSTTKRVQVLKSALTAGGVGMGSRDSRWEAFLDRRIALFWDWDRASKSGDHRPHLPLKKTRIAFVTSAGSPGRSNPIVIPWQEWHNERPISTSKPTELDEVVWDSEG, encoded by the coding sequence ATGTCTGTGGGCATATCGCTATCGCAGCTGCTGGTAGATAACCCCGAACCGCTTCCTAGTGGCATTGAGGCGCTAGATGAGTGTCTTGGCGATGGGTTCCAAGCGAGATCCATCTACGAGATCTATGGACCGCCTGGCGTTGGGAAGACCCGCCTGGGATTGCAACTGGTAGAACGGGCTCAAGGAAATGCTCTCTGGATAGAAACTTTCAAACCAATGCCTTCCGGTCTTCTGAGTCCCGCCACGAAGGACAAGTGCCTGCACACAAGATGTACCAAGTTTACCCAGCTCCTTTACCTCTTCCGCTGGCTGCTGCTACGAGCCCAGGACGAGCCGGAAAAACAGGCTGACCGCCAGCTGGTGGTCATCGACGGCTTCTCGCAGCTTGTCTGCGATCATATGTATCATCTCCAGGCCAGAAGCTCCGATAGAAACATGCATGACATCAAGTGCCGGCATCTGATCGCGATCTTTACCGCAATTACCAAGTTCACGCACTCTACGAAGTCTACAGTGCTTCTGCTGGACCATTGCATGAATACCTCCTTCCAGAACGGCTCCGCCGGCACGTTTGAACAAGATTTGGATGTGGTAGACGATGgtttcaatttcttcgtcaCTAGCTCGACTACAAAGAGAGTGCAAGTACTCAAAAGCGCGCTCACAGCCGGCGGAGTTGGCATGGGATCCCGAGATTCCAGATGGGAAGCCTTCCTGGATCGCAGGATTGCCCTTTTCTGGGATTGGGACCGGGCCTCGAAGTCTGGCGATCACCGTCCACACCTTcccttgaagaaaactAGAATTGCATTCGTTACGTCGGCCGGTTCCCCCGGGAGAAGCAATCCCATAGTGATTCCCTGGCAGGAATGGCACAATGAGCGACCCATAAGCACTTCCAAACCTACAGAGCTCGATGAGGTCGTCTGGGACAGCGAGGGATAG
- the PPH3 gene encoding phosphoprotein phosphatase PP4 catalytic subunit PPH3 (ancestral locus Anc_8.199): MNLDKTISLLRQAKQVSEETVYSLCLRAQELLMNESNVTRVDTPVTICGDIHGQLHDLLTLFEKSGGIEKSRYIFLGDFVDRGFYSLESFLLLLCYKLRYPDRITLIRGNHETRQITKVYGFYDEIMRKYGNSNVWRYCCEVFDYLSLGAIVNNRVFCVHGGLSPDIATIDEIRSIDRKQEVPHEGAMCDLLWSDPEEVDTWSMSPRGAGFLFGKNEVDQFLVKNDVELIARAHQLVMEGYKEMFDGGLVTVWSAPNYCYRCGNIAAVLRIEDDLERKYTIFEAVQPQNGVGNAIIPTKKPQMDYFL; this comes from the coding sequence ATGAATCTGGATAAGACGATATCGTTGCTGAGACAGGCGAAGCAGGTTAGTGAAGAGACGGTGTATTCGCTCTGCCTGAGGGCGCAGgaactgctgatgaacGAGTCAAACGTAACAAGAGTAGACACGCCGGTGACGATCTGTGGCGATATTCACGGGCAGTTGCACGATTTGCTGACGCTATTCGAGAAGAGTGGCGGAATAGAGAAGTCTCGGTATATCTTTCTGGGCGACTTCGTGGACAGAGGGTTCTATTCGCTAGAGTcgtttctgctgctgctgtgctACAAGCTGAGATATCCAGACAGGATCACACTGATACGAGGGAACCACGAAACGCGGCAGATTACCAAAGTTTACGGCTTTTACGACGAGATTATGAGGAAATACGGGAACAGCAACGTATGGAGATACTGTTGCGAAGTGTTCGACTACTTGTCGTTGGGAGCTATCGTGAACAACCGGGTGTTCTGCGTCCACGGGGGCCTCTCGCCAGACATCGCCACGATCGACGAGATACGATCGATCGACCGGAAACAGGAGGTACCGCACGAGGGAGCCATGTGCGACCTGCTGTGGAGCGACCCAGAGGAAGTGGATACGTGGTCGATGTCGCCGAGAGGAGCCGGTTTCCTGTTCGGCAAGAACGAAGTTGACCAGTTCTTGGTGAAGAACGACGTGGAGCTGATTGCTCGGGCACACCAGCTGGTGATGGAGGGCTACAAGGAAATGTTCGATGGCGGCCTGGTGACCGTGTGGTCCGCGCCAAACTACTGTTACAGATGCGGGAACATCGCAGCTGTGCTGCGGATAGAAGACGATCTCGAAAGAAAGTACACCATATTCGAGGCCGTGCAACCACAGAATGGCGTTGGAAACGCCATAATACCGACGAAGAAACCGCAGATGGACTATTTCCTCTAG
- the PEA2 gene encoding Pea2p (ancestral locus Anc_8.198) → MGYDMALMERASPMLFSRERYEEYPMEYAELKHYLTSNGIEDFPKRQSKPYTHVDYLDYLLYRDDETGSTIDLNKKLLCEYALYQVQSQKRSEVGSITMAKLMSLEPRSLEWYDCLTTLLETTNATNLDIPLLQGSDGSGTSSPGKGQEKSEGVNRSNTIIKKNRELQELTSFVLSNAIKKGIELRPVNMDNPLEFLKNAIETIIASSSQPRKEDSDPQMDSLETAFKDLQLAHSFLTKQFENDRNEYLQNIEILQRTNKELQQKLLDYHSDLSQVENRLQETERELEENNKRASQPQRKSFGITSPLFSGDAWNEPSPGSAKSFNSTNAHSITIMRTEFKRLLVESQRRYEKELQEERDARLRLEKELESLRRRSR, encoded by the coding sequence ATGGGTTATGACATGGCTTTGATGGAGAGAGCTAGCCCAATGCTCTTTTCCCGCGAGCGATACGAGGAATATCCGATGGAATACGCAGAATTGAAACATTATCTGACAAGTAACGGCATTGAGGACTTCCCTAAGAGGCAATCGAAACCGTATACACATGTGGATTATCTGGATTATCTGCTTTACCGGGATGACGAAACAGGGTCGACCATAgatctgaacaagaagctgttgtgCGAGTATGCGCTTTACCAGGTGCAGTCGCAGAAAAGATCCGAGGTGGGCTCTATTACAATGGCGAAACTCATGAGTCTGGAGCCGCGCTCCCTGGAGTGGTACGATTGCTTGACAACGTTATTGGAGACCACCAACGCGACGAATCTTGACATCCCGCTCTTGCAAGGTAGCGATGGCTCGGGGACGAGTTCACCTGGCAAAGGGCAGGAGAAGTCGGAAGGGGTTAATCGCAGCAACACCATCATTAAGAAGAACAGGGAGCTGCAGGAACTGACGTCCTTTGTTTTGTCCAATgcgatcaagaaaggcATCGAGCTGAGGCCTGTCAACATGGACAATCCACTTgagtttctcaaaaatgCCATTGAGACAATCATAGCGTCGTCATCACAGCCGCGGAAGGAGGATTCAGATCCACAGATGGACTCTTTGGAGACCgccttcaaagatctgcAGCTGGCACATAGTTTCCTCACAAAACAGTTTGAGAATGACCGCAATGAATACTTGCAAAACATCGAAATACTGCAAAGGACGAACAAGGAGTTGCAACAAAAGCTTCTAGACTATCATTCTGACTTGTCCCAGGTGGAGAATAGGCTGCAGGAGACCGAGCgggagctggaagagaatAACAAGAGAGCGAGTCAGCCGCAGAGAAAGAGTTTCGGTATCACATCGCCGCTTTTCTCCGGCGATGCTTGGAATGAGCCTTCACCAGGTTCGGCAAAGAGCTTCAACAGTACCAACGCGCACTCTATAACGATAATGAGGACGGAGTTCAAGAGGCTGCTGGTCGAGAGCCAACGGAGATACGAGAAAGAGCTGCAGGAGGAACGTGATGCGAGACTGAGACTGGAGAAGGAACTGGAGTCGCTGAGAAGGCGATCGCGATGA
- the SPT15 gene encoding TATA-binding protein (ancestral locus Anc_8.197), whose translation MAENDRLKEFQEANRIVFDPTTRQVWEGQEKKVSDEQLPEFHDAEVKTAGDEEGENSATSGIVPTLQNIVATVNLGCRLDLKTVALHARNAEYNPKRFAAVIMRIREPKTTALIFASGKMVVTGAKSEDDSKLASRKYARIIQKIGFAAKFTDFKIQNIVGSCDVKFPIRLEGLAFSHGPFSSYEPELFPGLIYRMVKPKIVLLVFVSGKVVLTGAKQREEIYQAFEAIYPVLSEFRKM comes from the coding sequence ATGGCTGAAAACGATAGACTGAAGGAGTTTCAAGAAGCTAACAGGATTGTTTTTGATCCGACGACCCGGCAGGTCTGGGAAGGccaggagaagaaggtgaGTGACGAACAACTGCCGGAATTCCACGATGCAGAGGTGAAGACAGCGGGCGATGAAGAGGGGGAGAATTCGGCGACATCGGGCATAGTACCTACATTACAGAATATTGTCGCTACGGTGAATCTGGGATGCCGTCTGGATCTAAAGACCGTGGCGTTGCATGCGCGTAACGCAGAATACAATCCTAAGCGGTTTGCAGCGGTTATTATGCGTATCAGGGAACCTAAGACTACGGCACTAATATTTGCGTCCGGTAAGATGGTTGTTACCGGTGCGAAAAGTGAGGATGACTCCAAGTTAGCGAGCCGGAAGTATGCGAGAATCATTCAGAAGATCGGATTCGCAGCTAAGTTCACAGATTTCAAGATACAGAATATAGTCGGATCGTGTGATGTGAAGTTCCCGATACGTTTAGAGGGTCTAGCGTTCAGCCACGGGCCTTTCTCGTCGTACGAGCCAGAACTGTTCCCCGGTTTGATTTATAGAATGGTTAAGCCAAAGATTGTTCTGTTGGTCTTTGTGTCGGGGAAAGTTGTCCTTACGGGTGCCAAGCAGAGGGAAGAGATATACCAGGCTTTTGAAGCCATATATCCGGTGCTGAGTGAATTTCGGAAGATGTAG
- the SCC4 gene encoding cohesin-loading factor complex subunit SCC4 (ancestral locus Anc_8.196), with protein MSVSERVERSRYFAGSWLLDASMDVQRLPLPAVYELAQEYRNHAYAVSKRVKTESQLSQYYTLISMAIRVLRYIKQAYPLSIEQDARATFDLVDLLLKETHDLDMAESYLSSLRERLLNHQMSGSRSSVMGLRMHCELLLLCRVPTERNTKFHYKAALRSCEQLLKYLIELKDTDRSFEDWIEVFRYVSLSLNRKLGKHSIVKAKYAELSEVGSHHVQWRSFITLTHVNYLLNNRLPVPLPDWQRLDSIRIQDVPPRWYAWKLLLELVMQIYEDKNITQRLLQFKALFAEYKTSLDYTCDDCNVEMAKGLTLSLNSSFLLSYKDIKNLLLLLQSVSYLVNCHDKKANFSIKFLAKVMSSTKKSLEAPDILNDCSIGDIDVKVSWYAKVLSLSQFYQVWQNMLLVAEAPSLPNQHISNKHQSELLIALSSHLSHEDELLVCQQYEALTESIDVSNEIRLIALVNSYLIRTTLVSRNVGRQEQAKLCNSLWEQIVKCWTDSDLRNSTTLDCTLTMVWIMSHFEPFTSNPMPAGESDKSQQLEKLRQYYFANKLSLADDVPSRIEPEDIAGDSVEESLSLKKGLMMQILLNYLGGRLFEQDLETICQISAKCYRLAKLQNFPIVFYAVGFWHLTNCTIAMKTKEATIMSAKLEALEKKLQKHGL; from the coding sequence ATGAGTGTGTCTGAACGAGTTGAAAGGAGTCGATATTTTGCTGGTAGTTGGCTGTTGGATGCTTCTATGGATGTGCAAAGATTGCCATTGCCAGCGGTTTATGAATTGGCCCAGGAATATCGAAATCATGCGTATGCGGTGAGCAAACGGGTTAAGACTGAGTCGCAGCTCAGTCAGTACTATACTTTGATCTCGATGGCTATCAGGGTTCTGAGGTATATTAAACAAGCGTACCCTTTGTCGATTGAACAGGACGCCAGAGCGACCTTTGACTTGGTCGATCTCTTACTGAAAGAGACGCATGATCTGGATATGGCTGAATCATATTTGTCTAGTCTCCGGGAACGACTGCTCAATCATCAGATGTCTGGCTCTCGCAGCTCGGTGATGGGTTTGAGAATGCATTGTGAGCTTCTGTTGCTGTGTCGAGTGCCAACTGAGAGGAACACTAAGTTTCATTATAAAGCGGCGTTGCGGAGCTGTgagcagcttttgaaatatcTAATTGAGCTGAAAGACACTGACAGATCGTTTGAAGACTGGATAGAAGTGTTCCGCTACGTCAGTCTGTCTCTGAATAGGAAACTTGGGAAGCATTCTATCGTCAAGGCGAAATATGCTGAACTTTCTGAAGTGGGAAGCCATCACGTCCAATGGCGAAGTTTTATTACGCTAACTCACGTCAATTACCTTCTGAATAATCGACTGCCTGTGCCGTTGCCAGACTGGCAACGGCTGGATAGTATACGAATTCAAGACGTGCCCCCGCGATGGTACGCTTGGAAGCTGTTGCTGGAATTGGTAATGCAGATCTACGAGGACAAAAATATTACGCAGAGATTATTGCAGTTTAAGGCTTTATTTGCGGAGTACAAAACATCTTTGGATTATACTTGTGATGACTGCAATGTTGAAATGGCGAAAGGGCTTACGCTTTCCTTGAACTCTTCCTTTTTGCTCAGCTATAAGGACATCAAGAACCTCTTATTACTACTGCAAAGTGTTAGCTATTTGGTAAACTGCCATGACAAAAAagccaatttctcgatTAAATTTTTGGCTAAAGTAATGAGTTCGACGAAAAAATCTTTGGAAGCGCCAGATATTCTAAATGATTGCTCAATCGGCGATATTGACGTGAAGGTTTCGTGGTATGCTAAGGTTCTATCCCTTTCGCAGTTTTATCAAGTCTGGCAAAATATGTTGCTAGTGGCTGAGGCTCCGTCACTTCCGAATCAACACATCTCGAATAAGCATCAGTCGGAACTGTTAATTGCATTGTCCTCACACTTGAGTCATGAAGATGAGCTTCTTGTATGCCAGCAATATGAAGCGCTAACCGAAAGTATCGATGTTTCAAACGAGATTAGATTAATCGCATTGGTAAACAGTTATTTGATCAGAACAACACTAGTCAGCCGAAATGTTGGAAGGCAGGAACAGGCAAAACTCTGTAACAGCCTTTGGGAGCAAATAGTCAAGTGTTGGACTGATTCAGATTTGCGCAATAGCACCACTTTAGATTGCACGTTGACTATGGTCTGGATAATGTCGCACTTTGAACCGTTCACATCAAACCCGATGCCAGCAGGAGAGAGCGACAAAAGCCAGCAACTCGAAAAATTGAGACAGTATTACTTTGCAAATAAACTATCCCTTGCTGATGACGTACCGTCAAGGATAGAGCCTGAAGATATTGCAGGAGATAGTGTAGAAGAAAgcttgagcttgaagaaaggTCTGATGATGCAAATTCTTCTGAATTACTTAGGCGGACGGCTGTTCGAGCAAGATTTGGAAACTATATGCCAGATTTCTGCCAAATGCTATCGCTTGGCTAAGTTGCAGAACTTCCCTATCGTTTTCTATGCGGTTGGTTTTTGGCATTTGACCAACTGCACGATTGCCATGAAGACTAAAGAGGCGACGATCATGTCAGCAAAACTGGAGGCCCTGGAGAAAAAGCTTCAGAAGCATGGGCTGTAA
- the TPS2 gene encoding trehalose-phosphatase TPS2 (ancestral locus Anc_8.195), producing MTVDATLKANGSAPSGKRQRIINCVRQLPYQIQLGETNDDWKIQPIIGNSSLYSSLDYLNSDEKAKNYEQHVVGWTGEITREQDFASRLLASYSDKRKEGPDDIDDDPLYLTKEQMNGLTETIQQKNAQDGDTKISNVHPVWLLRRDQSRWRDYAENVLWPTFHYILKFSSEGGDKENKWWYDYVKFNEAYAMKIGEIYQKGDIIWIHDYYLLLLPQLLRMKFNDEDLVIAYFHHSPWPSNEYFRVLPRRKQILDGLVGANRICFQNDGFARHFVSSCKRLLESTSRKSKNALGIDQYEVGAYGGDVMVDSLPIGVNTKKILEDAFTTDIDAKVLAIKDAYEGKKIIIGRDSLDAVRGVVQKLRAFETFLAMYPEWRDKVVLIQVSSPPINRNSQQTIKLEQQVTELVNSINSKYGDLDFSPVQHYYMRIPKDVYFSLLRVADLCLITSVRDGMNTTALEYVTVKSHTSSYNCYGNPLILSEFSGSSTVLKDAIIVNPWDSVAVAKRINRALKMSKEEKFTLEKKIWSEVPTIQDWTDKFLTTLDDIIYRSSPSSKDNRITPALNRPVLLENYKQANRRLFLFDYDGTLTPIVRDPAAAIPSARLLSTLNNLAADPKNQIWIISGRDQKFLNKWLGSRLPQLGLSAEHGCFVKDINGGEWVNLTERFDMSWQVKVGKVMEDFTTRTPGSFLERKKVALTWHYRQASPELGEFHAIEMKKDLLKIAEEYDLEIMDGKANLEVRPRFVNKGEIVRRLVWHKHGTPQDMLDNSREELTKDEMPDFIFCLGDDLTDEDMFNQLNRIEGIWKKKYPDQVNQWKNFGFYPCTVGSASKKTVAKSHLTDPQQVLETLGLLVGSVSLFQSAGTVELDPRGHVKNSESSLKSEQATAEYVLKRQNSNTSLKKQGSSTSLNRQYPNTPLTLSRQNSSTSMNRQGSVNSIRGK from the coding sequence ATGACTGTCGATGCGACATTGAAAGCGAATGGCTCTGCGCCAAGTGGCAAGAGGCAAAGGATCATCAATTGTGTTCGTCAATTGCCTTATCAGATTCAATTGGGTGAGACAAACGACGATTGGAAGATCCAACCTATCATCGGCAACAGCTCTCTTTATTCGTCATTGGACTATCTGAACAGTGATGAAAAGGCGAAGAATTACGAGCAGCATGTGGTCGGATGGACGGGTGAAATCACTAGAGAACAGGATTTCGCGTCTCGCCTTTTAGCATCTTATTCTGACAAAAGGAAGGAGGGCCCAGACGACATCGATGATGATCCCCTTTACTTGACGAAGGAACAAATGAATGGGTTGACCGAAACCATACAACAAAAGAACGCACAGGATGGAGATACTAAGATCTCTAATGTACATCCAGTGTGGTTGCTCCGCCGTGATCAAAGCCGGTGGAGGGACTATGCGGAGAATGTCCTCTGGCCCACCTTCCACTacatcttgaagttttcttCTGAAGGTGGTGATAAAGAAAACAAGTGGTGGTATGATTATGTCAAATTTAATGAAGCTTATGCGATGAAGATTGGTGAAATCTACCAGAAAGGTGATATTATATGGATACATGACTATTATTTGTTATTACTTCCTCAATTGTTGAGGATGAAATTCAATGATGAAGACTTAGTTATCGCatattttcatcattctcCATGGCCAAGTAATGAATACTTCCGTGTTTTGCCACGTAGAAAGCAAATTCTCGACGGGCTGGTAGGTGCCAATCGTATTTGTTTTCAGAATGATGGCTTTGCACGTCATTTTGTCTCATCATGTAAGAGACTCTTGGAATCTACAAGCAGGAAATCGAAAAACGCTTTGGGTATTGACCAGTATGAAGTTGGCGCATACGGTGGAGACGTCATGGTCGATTCGTTGCCAATCGGTGTTAATACTAAAAAGATTTTGGAAGATGCTTTCACCACAGATATTGATGCTAAGGTTTTAGCAATCAAGGACGCTTATGAAGGCAAGAAGATTATAATTGGACGGGACAGCTTGGACGCTGTTCGTGGTGTCGTCCAAAAGCTGAGGGCCTTTGAAACCTTTCTGGCGATGTATCCTGAATGGAGAGATAAAGTCGTCCTGATTCAAGTTAGTAGTCCTCCAATCAACAGAAATTCTCAGCAGACGATTAAATTGGAACAGCAAGTCACAGAGCTAGTAAACTCCATCAACTCCAAGTATGGTGATCTTGACTTTTCTCCCGTGCAGCACTACTACATGAGGATTCCAAAAGACGTTTATTTCTCGCTGCTGAGAGTAGCAGATTTATGCTTGATCACGAGTGTTAGAGATGGGATGAATACTACTGCATTGGAATATGTTACAGTTAAATCTCACACTTCAAGCTACAACTGTTACGGAAATCCTTTGATACTCAGTGAGTTCTCAGGTAGCAGTACTGTTTTGAAGGATGCCATTATTGTTAATCCGTGGGACTCTGTGGCTGTGGCCAAGAGAATAAATAGGGCCTTGAAAATGTCGAAAGAAGAAAAGTTTACTttagagaagaagatatgGTCTGAGGTGCCAACCATCCAGGATTGGACCGATAAGTTCTTAACAACCCTTGATGACATAATTTACCGTTCATCACCATCCAGTAAGGACAATCGCATTACCCCTGCTTTGAATAGGCCTGTATTACTCGAAAATTATAAGCAAGCTAATCGTCGCTTATTCTTATTCGATTACGACGGTACTCTAACACCTATTGTGAGGgatccagcagctgctATCCCCTCCGCCCGTTTGTTATCGACTCTGAACAACTTGGCAGCAGATCCCAAGAATCAAATATGGATAATTTCTGGTCGTGACCAGAAATTCCTTAACAAATGGTTGGGCAGTAGGCTGCCTCAATTAGGGCTAAGTGCGGAGCATGGTTGCTTCGTCAAAGATATAAATGGTGGAGAATGGGTGAATTTAACAGAAAGGTTTGACATGTCGTGGCAAGTCAAGGTAGGTAAAGTTATGGAAGACTTCACAACCCGTACTCCGGGATCTTTTCTcgagagaaagaaagtcGCTTTGACGTGGCATTATAGGCAAGCTTCTCCAGAATTGGGTGAGTTCCATGCAATTGAAATGAAGAAAGACTTGCTCAAAATTGCCGAAGAGTACGACTTGGAAATTATGGATGGTAAGGCTAACTTAGAGGTACGTCCTAGATTTGTGAACAAAGGTGAGATTGTCAGAAGGTTGGTCTGGCACAAGCATGGCACACCTCAAGATATGCTTGATAACAGCCGCGAAGAGTTAACTAAAGATGAGATGCCTGATTTTATCTTCTGCTTAGGCGACGATTTGACCGATGAGGACATGTTTAACCAGCTGAACAGAATTGAGGGaatctggaagaaaaagtATCCTGATCAAGTTAATCAAtggaaaaattttggatTTTATCCTTGTACAGTTGGCTCCGCGTCAAAGAAGACAGTCGCAAAGTCTCACTTGACAGACCCTCAACAAGTGCTCGAAACTTTGGGATTACTTGTTGGCAGTGTCTCACTGTTCCAAAGTGCTGGTACTGTCGAACTGGACCCCAGGGGCCATGTTAAGAACAGCGAGAGCAGTTTGAAGTCTGAGCAAGCGACCGCTGAGTACGTTTTGAAAAGGCAAAACTCAAACACCTCATTAAAGAAACAAGGATCAAGCACCTCTTTGAATAGGCAATATCCAAACACGCCTCTAACTCTAAGCAGGCAAAACTCAAGCACATCCATGAACAGGCAGGGTTCAGTAAACTCGATAAGAGGTAAGTAA
- the SNF11 gene encoding Snf11p (ancestral locus Anc_8.194) has translation MDTSTVEGNSGAHPNEIDRQPIPRAEDEQLQYKIQLLLHINSILLARVIQMANSAGSDGNGNAGIPEQLQPLASQYLKRVHTNLQCISQINQGAKNVKPLILDPPQLLVQQPAQDILAKLYLLMTRVFEIW, from the coding sequence ATGGACACCAGCACTGTGGAAGGTAATAGCGGAGCTCACCCAAATGAGATCGACAGACAGCCTATTCCCAGAGCAGAGGACGAGCAACTGCAGTACAAAATACAGCTGCTTTTGCATATAAACAGTATCCTACTCGCCAGGGTAATACAGATGGCTAACAGCGCGGGCTCCGACGGAAACGGTAATGCAGGCATCCCCGAACAACTGCAACCCCTGGCATCGCAATATCTGAAGCGAGTGCACACAAACTTACAATGCATCTCGCAGATCAATCAAGGAGCAAAAAACGTGAAGCCACTGATATTGGATCCGCCACAGCTACTGGTGCAACAGCCAGCTCAGGATATCCTCGCCAAATTGTACTTACTAATGACAAGAGTGTTCGAAATATGGTGA
- the IPT1 gene encoding inositolphosphotransferase (ancestral locus Anc_8.193), which produces MSDRYDGGGTVAKIVKRLYFGAVNQRNALTLTLNFFVNFSPILLWLIIFKNAGAIPIEVRPKIHSKAAFLLDIYLFGDLWNELLFQYNNDRYRMATFVTSFAFAVVCLVLIPVAIWYFIYYVKKVKYNVIEWYDHIFHFSSRSNPKRLRVLVVPFLLPLVAFLLLNFEHTFAVQTNENFQKWKDILAWFSYVILHLTAPILTAVYLYVFHPPGTVKCFALALGLQNLMGVCTHLLLPMAPPWFVHLYGINDVEHVNYTQKGYAAGLTRVDSHLGTHLNNAGFHLSPIVFGAVPSLHSAMAVQCFLFLVTRSTTLKNRFTAQTAHGLDAAKSPEDLELASVDGTSQEVDQESLVSSTVERENDGEVISYLKYYHQDPSLTNRWYFTIFNKAILPRFLGTGFIILQWWATMYLDHHYRFDLFIGVLYALFMHILINNLILQPRVLTRWIQIRTGQEPDTKNEGRTLGMRVFENTRFEWFFDPLA; this is translated from the coding sequence ATGTCTGACAGATATGATGGTGGCGGTACCGTAGCGAAAATAGTGAAAAGGTTGTATTTCGGTGCTGTAAATCAGCGGAACGCATTGACGCTGACATTGAACTTTTTCGTGAATTTCTCGCCGATTCTACTCTGGCTAATCATTTTCAAAAATGCCGGCGCCATACCGATTGAAGTAAGGCCCAAGATACACAGCAAAGCTGCATTTCTCTTAGACATTTACCTCTTTGGTGATCTTTGGAACGAACTGTTGTTTCAGTACAACAATGACCGCTACCGGATGGCGACTTTTGTGACGTCTTTTGCATTTGCGGTAGTGTGTCTCGTGCTGATTCCCGTGGCAATTTGGTACTTCATCTACTATGTGAAGAAAGTGAAGTACAACGTGATCGAGTGGTACGACCACATTTTCCacttcagcagcagatcgAATCCCAAGAGATTGCGGGTTTTGGTGGTTCCGTTCCTTCTGCCGCTGGTCGCGTTTCTTCTACTCAACTTCGAGCACACCTTTGCTGTTCAGACAAACGAGAATTTTCAAAAATGGAAGGACATTCTAGCATGGTTTTCATACGTCATTTTGCATCTGACCGCACCCATTCTCACGGCGGTTTATCTGTATGTGTTCCATCCACCGGGAACGGTGAAGTGTTTTGCATTGGCTCTTGGGTTGCAGAACTTGATGGGTGTTTGCACGCACCTCCTCCTGCCGATGGCTCCACCGTGGTTCGTCCATCTCTACGGTATCAACGACGTCGAGCATGTCAATTACACCCAGAAGGGCTACGCGGCGGGGCTTACCCGTGTGGACTCACATTTGGGCACGCATTTGAACAATGCTGGCTTCCACTTGTCGCCCATTGTGTTTGGCGCGGTGCCCTCCTTGCACTCAGCGATGGCGGTTCAGTGTTTCCTGTTCTTGGTCACAAGGTCAACTACGCTGAAAAACAGGTTTACTGCCCAGACCGCTCATGGACTCGATGCCGCCAAAAGTCCCGAGGATCTGGAGCTCGCAAGCGTCGACGGGACTTCCCAGGAGGTTGATCAAGAATCGCTCGTCAGCTCCACCGTGGAGCGCGAGAACGACGGCGAAGTCATCAGCTACCTGAAATACTACCATCAGGACCCTTCTCTGACCAACAGATGGTATTTTaccatcttcaacaaagcCATCCTGCCCCGCTTTCTCGGAACCGGCTTCATCATTTTGCAATGGTGGGCAACGATGTATCTCGACCACCACTACCGTTTCGATCTTTTTATCGGCGTCCTGTACGCCCTCTTCATGCATATCCTGATCAACAATCTGATCCTACAACCACGCGTGCTGACTCGCTGGATCCAAATCAGAACCGGTCAGGAGCCAGATACTAAGAACGAAGGCAGAACCCTCGGAATGCGGGTGTTCGAAAACACCAGATTCGAGTGGTTCTTCGACCCATTAGCATAA